CAGCCTCTGAAAAATTCTGTTTGAGTTCCCCAGGCTGTATTGTATGTTTTATTCCTTTCCAAAATTCTTCAACTTGGTAGCATGTGGGCTTTTAACCTCATTATTCCCAGGACCTGAATTTTATAAAAGCTTCCCCGGCAGCTTGCCAAGAAATGGGAAGAAAGGCTCCTCTGGCACTATTGTGTGGCTGCTCAGAACCTGGAATATTGCAATGAACTGCCATGGTGCAGGAGTGCCTGGAGTGAGGCACCTGGCTTTAGAACTGCCAGAGGGAttttcaaaagtgaaaatatataCGTATacagacaaaaaattaaaaaaaatatatatatagtctatacagtggaaatatatatatatacatttatttgtatTAAAACATATGGATATATGCACatttggtatttatatttatatactataaataaatatattgtacatatttatagattatatataattacttaaaatatgcaatgaaatgaatatttcatgaaatagaaatataattatatatgataaacaaatataatttatacatgtatatttttagGGAAAGAGAGATTTGAGACAGTGATTAGCAAGCATCTAAAGATGTCTGTCTGGGCATTACCTATAAAATAGGTAGTTTTAAGAATCAGGTAAGAAAACTTTTATAAAAGTCTTTGTAAACTGCATATTTCAACACAAATCAAAAGTAGTGTAATTAACTATAAAGTGTGACAACTGTTTTCAATGTAGTTCGGCCTAGGTCAAAGTCCTGTGGACATTTAAATGTTGGAAGTTGAATTATCCCATCTGGGTCTTCCTATAGGAGACTTTATTCTCTCTatgactcatttattcattcatcattttattcACTCAGCAAATAGTGAGCACCAGCTGTGAACCAGTCACGAGGAATATGGCAATTGAACTGTCCAGATCCGTTTTGTCATGAGCTTACATTCCAGAGTGAGAcagcaaataaaaaattgaatacataaatatatgttgCCGAGTGATTAAAGGTGACAGAACTAGAGGGGAATAAGGGAGGCCATGCTAGTTTATTATGGGGTAGTCAGGGGAAAGTTATCCAATAAATCGACATTTGCTCAGAAACCTAAAGAAAGTGGAGGAGGGCGCTCTCTGGGGAAGCTCTTTCCACACAAAGACCCTGAGGCTGGAGAATACGTAAAGTGTCTGGGAAACAGCAAGGAGGCTAGTGTGGCATGTGCAGCAAGAGCCACAGAAGTTGCGTTATTAGGTGAGGTCAGAGAGGACACGCGTGTGGGCAGATCATGAGGGTCCTTGGAAACCCTATTAGACTTCAGACTTTCCACTCGGAGTGAGATAGGTGCCAATAGGAATCTTTGAGAAGAGGAGGGGCATGATTCAGGTGATGTCTTCCAGGATCCCTCTGGCAGCTGAGTGGAGAATAGactgtagggggaagggcagggagaTTGGTTGAGGGTCAGATGACACAGGTGTTCTTCCTAGACCAATGAGGGTTGAATTGAATCCCAAGATTCAATGGTTAAAATAATAACACCTGTCTTTCCCATAGAGTTTCCAAGGTAGGTCCAGATCCACAATCTCACTGTGTCCTTATTGTATCCCTATAAAGTAGACAAACCAGTTCTTCCTTTCATAAAGGACAGTCTGTAGAGTCAGAAAAGTTAAGCCTCCTGACTAAAGGCCACCAAAGTAGACTTGACCCAGATGTGACCCCCAAGCCAGTGCCCTTTGTGCAACACAAAGTCATGTACCAAGGTCATGTCCCAGACTTCTCACTTGCATCTCATTTCTTTGAACCAAGAGCTGCCAGACCACTGTGGGCAAGAACTAATGTTTCCTGAGTCCCCACACCTTTCCAGGGTCAAGGGTAGACACAAAGTTCCATTTCATCTTCACAAATAGCTTGTGAGGAATAACATTATACccattttttaagactttttttattgtatagtataatgtatatacaaagcaaagaaataaaaaagccatagttttcaaagcactcttcagcaagtagctacaggacagatcccagagtttatcattggctaccatacgatcccctcatatttttccttctaactgctccagaatataagaggctagagggcttaaatatattatcatcacaattgactttttttccttctttttttgtgaaaaacaatatatatacaaaaaagctataaatttcatagcacagcaccacaattagttgtagaatatatttcagagtttgacatgggttactatGTCACAAGTTTAgattttacttatagctgctctaaaataccggagacttaaagagatatcaatttaatgattcaacattcatattcatttgttaaatcccatcttctctggataagtccatcatcacctttgatctttccatccctctctttaggggtatttgggctatggcgattctaaatttttcatattggaagggtctgtcactagtatggagtagggagatggaactgtctgatgttctggagaggttgggctagctttcaggacttacctggaccagggacccatctggaggttataggtttctgaaaagttactctagtacctgaaacccttgtggaatcttatatattgccctagatgttctttaggatttggctggaatggtcctggttgggagtgggcaggttatgataggtagcaaggtccacctgaagcttgcataagctttttttggttttgaaacaaaacaaaaaattcagaagGATTGATTTGCCCATTGTCAGGCAACTAGTAATGGACCGGGCATTGGAACCCTTGACTTGTCTGACTCTAATGCCCATGAATTCCCCCCCTTAAGCCCAGATCATCCTAGTACTTCACTAATCAAGCAAATATGGAGACCCTATCCCTGCCTTCCTTCTTTGTGGGAGCCAAGACAAGAAGAGGTAAGGTTGGGACCAGGCTTGGAGCCAGGGTTACGAATCAGTAAGGGGGTCCGAGGCGGCCCCCCGCCCCCATTCTCAGCGGGCGCTCTGAGCTTGTGTTCTGTCTCTTTGTGTAGGGTGCTCCAAAGTGACCTGCATCAGCTTGACCCGCGAGGCCTCCATTAAACTGTCCCCCTTGCATGGCAAACAGATTTCCATCCGCTACCTGGACATGACGGACTGCTTCGTGCTCGAGGACGAAGGGCTGCACACCATCGCCGCGCACTGCACACAGCTCACCCACCTGTACCTGCGCCGCTGCGTCCGCCTCACGGACGAGGGCCTCCGCTACCTGATGATCTACTGCACCTCCATCAAGGAGCTGAGCGTCAGCGACTGCCGCTTCATCAGCGACTTTGGCCTGCGCGAGATCGCCAAGCTGGAGTCCCGCCTGCGGTACCTCAGCATCGCCCACTGCGGCCGCGTCACCGACGTGGGCATCCGCTACGTCGCCAAGTACTGCGGCAAGCTGCGCTACCTCAACGCGCGCGGCTGCGAGGGCATCACGGACCACGGCATCGAGTACCTCGCCAAGAACTGCGCCAAACTCAAGTCCCTGGACATCGGCAAGTGCCCGCTGGTTTCTGACACGGGGCTGGAGTGCCTGGCCCTGAACTGCTTTAATCTCAAGCGGCTCAGCCTCAAGTCGTGCGAGAGTATCACGGGGCAGGGCGTACAGATCGTGGCTGCCAACTGCTTTGACCTGCAGATGCTGAATGTGCAGGACTGCGAGGTTTCCGTGGAGGCCCTGCGGTTCGTCAAACGCCACTGCAAGCGCTGCGTCATCGAGCACACCAACCCCGCCTTCTTCTGAAGGGACAGCTTCCACCCCTCCATGTTTTCGTACAAACATGAACAAAGCAAaaatgttgaaaggaaaaaaaaaaaaagcagcgtATGTAAGCACAGGACACCCACTCATACCAGCTATTTCTTCCAGGAAGGTTCTTCGTAATCGagtcccatccccaccccacccgtgAATTTCTCGTGGGTAATCGAGGTTAaagaaaagaaggggagaaaagccacattcttccATTCCaggaaattgttttttaattcaggtTATTTGTGGGCAGTTATCACAAAAGAGTACCTCAGCAGGTTCATCGTGGTGTCATTGGCAACTGCCTCACCCTCTCACCGTCCTGCTCCCTGTTTCCCCCCAAGCCTCCACACACCCCTATGCCTCCATATCCCCGAACAACAACTGCCACAGCAAAGCACAATGACGCTGGGTTGCCAACTCTTGGTACTACCTGGTTGGCTGAACACACTCTTCCATCTCACACCCAAGCAAATTCTTGTTAAATAAGCATCATAACACTTTATATATGCAAAGTGCTTTCCAAACCTGTTTAAAGAATCAATTGCAGAAGGAGAAGGAGATCTGCACTCTTTCCCCAattctgctgtgtgaccttaggcaaagcacttcacctctctgggttCCAAGTTCCAGCATTGAATCAGGTCACCCAACTCAAGGATCAGCTTCAAGCCCGTTGTAGAATTGAGGGACCAGAGATAACCATTAACAAAAGCAACCTGGCATGAAGCTCACAGGGAATCTGTCCCTTCCAGAAGCACTGATTCTGTGGCCAGGCAGTACTTCCTGGAGCTTCTGAAGGATCAGCGTCTGTGCACTAAGGTTCCTAGTTGTCCTTTTGCCCAATGGCAGCCTGACCCACGTTGTTATTTGCTTTGGTGGGGGGCGTCATCATCTCCTCCCTGCTGAGTGCTGTGGCATCCATGCCCTAATTACCTTCTGCTTCACCCCACTCCACACCAACTTAGGAAAGCAACAGAACTCCTAATCACAGCTGGGCCCAGATCCCAGCATCAAGTTGCTCTTTCCAGGTGCTTCCAAACAGTGGAAAGACACTCACAATTTTTAATTAGCAAGCAAGGCCCAAATGAACATGTCCTCAATGGTTTTTCTAATCTCCCTTAGGCTGTAGCTGGCATGCAATAGGCACACCTGTCCTCCATCTTCCAGGGACAGCCTCCTCATTTCCTTGTCATTCAGATAACTGTGCTACTCTTCTtacctatttatttctttatgccccCAGACTTCATCACACCCCTGTTGGGGTTAAGTGTTTAATTGTGCACATTGCCATCTTGTGTGCCTCCGCCTGAGGCTGcctgcatattttccttcagaaaatGCAAAGCAGAAGTCCAGATGTTTAAATACCATGCACACAAAAATGCCAGACAAATGGCAGACGAAACACGTTGATAAGAACCTAGACTCTGGTCCACCAACCAGGCTCTTGAAATAGAACATTGAGGTCCTTgccaaatatgaattttaaatggtCCTCTTTGGATAGAAATTCATTCGCTAGCCTCATTTGTATGAAATCAGAAAACCAGAAGGAATTCTGTTGCTTGTTTTCATGAAACTCTGATGCCTTTTGCTAACACACACGTGGCCTTTCCTAAATTAGTCTTTGGCCAAGACCCTCCAGTATCACTGTTGAAATAGTCTGTCTCCATTTCTTTCTCAAAAGGGTCCACCATCCAAACACAGAAGCTCCGATCTCCGAGCCACGCACACTGAATTTGTTTCTGATCAGGCTTAACACTGCTCTCGACAACTGCACTCCCACTGTAGGCTCCCGCTCACGCTTTTTGTCTTGTGTTGGGAAGATGGAGTTAGAGTGAGGTGGCACCTGCCCAGGAAGGTCTGTCCTTTGTCATATGAATCATGGCCTCTTGTCCAATCAACATCACCAACAACTTAGATATGCAATTCAGGCTGTGTGTCGCAGGGTCAATGAATTTTTCAGCTGGGAACAGTGGTTAGAGAGGGCCACACCATTTAGAAATGCGAAGGAAATTGGAGGTGAGAGCACCAGCTCTGTGATTTCTAATCCTGTCCAAAGTTTCAGGATTTAAGAGTCCCAAATGATTGGCCCTAACCCTTGGCATCAGGGTCTTCCAAGCGAGCTGGCTTAGTACTCTGGGACTGAGAAGGGAGATCTCAAATGGCTTCCTGAAACAGAGGAGGGGTATCTCATAATGAATATCTTTATTGCTGCCACCTGGCCACATCACCTAAACTATCTTCCAAACACCAGACAAAGCGGACTTTTCACACTGATTGCCCAGGACGTAATTGTTTTTCTGCTTCCTCCCAGTTTTCTCTTCATCCATTCTGCTCCCCCTTGCAGTATGAATTGATGTTGGAGGTTTCTGGGGAAACAACTCAGCAGATTTTGAGAGACCAAGCAAAAGGCCTCAGTaggaaatttttctgttttaaaacattGCTTCCTTCCTGGCTCTGCTGAAATGAATGCTCATTGTATTTAAATTCTAATGTTCAAATCACTGCGTGCTGTATGACTCTAGAAAGCCTTAATTTACTACCACcaagaaataaagcaatatgTTGGTAATCAGGCTAAACTTCATTTCATACCCTTGCCAGGGGAGAATGGTGTTCAGATGGAGATGCTTATATGTTAGCAAGAAACTTACTTTGTGTGGAAGTACAGAGCAAGCCAGGTCACTGCAGCTGTTGAttctttcaagtttcatccatggttttgtcttttcccttttcctaatGACTTTGGCTTAAAATTAATAGGTAAGTGAAAACACATGACCTTCATAGTTTCATTCAGGCCCTCAATCCCTTAACCCAAACTACTGGAGCCCGATGTATTTTAGGATTCataattttccatgttttatAAAGGAATAATGGTGTAATTTGTAACACCCACAAAAGAATCCATGAAAACACCGCCTACTAaaacatattaatatttctgcagTAGCAGATATGAATAGTCACACTACATAAGATCATTTTACTCTGTAAAAGTCCTGCAtggaggtacaagggtagttgAGTAGTATAATTCTttccttccatatgggagacctggttttgattcctagtccatgaacttcccccaaaacaaacaagcaaaaacaaacaatgcaaaaagtcaacaaacggtgctgcagtaacgggatactcacatgaaaaaacaatgaaatgtgaccccaccatacagcatacaaaaaaaaaaaaagccctgcacCAATTCAGGCTAAGCTTTGCCATCAAATTAATTTGTGGCAAACATAATGAAAAAACTTCAACTCTTCAGATATTTCCAGATTTCGAAATTATGGGTAATTAATGTGGGCATGAATAGACTTTCCTTGGCGCTGGTTAGAGACACTGGCAAATCTTCAAAATTATGCTGACCAATACTtgtcataaattttttaaaaagtaatgtctTAGAATGTCAGAAAGACTTGGAAGGATATTTTGGCAACCTGATTGAAAGGGGGAAATGACTGTCAAtcagttagagaaagaaagaccAAATCCTCACTCACCCAAACCTTTAGATCTCAGAAACCAGTATGGCAGAAAGCAAGTAGTGACAGGTGAAAAACAAACTTCATCTTTGGCACGTAAAAGAAGGTCTTTGTCCATGACTTTCTTCTCACCCCATGTTGGCTACTTTAAGGACTCTCACATAAACCAGTAGGACTGATTGCCTTGGAACATTAATTTGAGATAGCCCAAACAATCCTTGTcaagatttcaaaataaagttagcAAGTAAGTAGAGTGCTTTCAATGATGAGGTTCATTTTAAAGTGAACTTTTTAAACTGATAGTTACTCAGAAGCAGAAAAAGTATTCAAGGAGTTACTAAAAGTATTCAAGGAGTTACTCTAAAGCATGCAAAATGAATCATTTACTTCCTTTCGTTTGAATTGTTGTTCCGTAAAGTTTGagaatttttaggaaaaaaaatagaataaaactgCTTACAGTGTCTAAATTATCACAAGAAGTTACAGGAAGTGGTGCATTCATTCAATAGCTGGTACTCACGAATAGCTCAGACAGAAACTAATCGAAAGAAATGCTGAATAGACagtagaagaggaagaaagaaaattcagggaCTAAGTAAATACTGCAGTGAAAATATTCACACTAAAAACCTTGGAAGCaaaattgggttttcttttgcATGGTGTTAGTCAagtggtttcttctttttgatgtATAACACCAGAAATGATCCTTGGCTgttgggggagggacaagactgTCATTCATTGACCCACAGTGGATGTTGATGCTGTAACTAAGACTTGCCTAAATCCCCTCAGTTGCCTAAGAACCGTTCAGGCACGTTTCATTGAGATGACTAACAGATGGGCAAAGCCTATTCATCACACGAGGTAAGAGAACCTCCGCAAAACACTCAGATTGTGGACACCTAACCAGGAATGCCCCCCAGAATAGTTATTCCACCCTTTTCTTTGAATGCATCAttattgtcttaaagctgcagTCCATTTTGTTTCAGCTTACATCTTAATCCACACTGGAAAGAATATCTCCATTTGGGAGCTGTGTAAGGCACAATCCTTGCCTGTCAACAGGCTGATGTGTCCCAGAAAGTATCTGCCACTGGGATGCCAGACTCATAGACCACCCAAGAAGGCTGCTTTTAAGCTCTGAATTGCTTCTCAGGTGTTAGCAGTCAGCATTCTCCAGGTATCAGATGCCTTGAagcatcacttaaaaaaaaaatttgacctGAACATTTACAAATCCAGTTAATTTCCATGCTTTGTACTTTTTCTCCTTGCACCTTTTTAACTACTGAAGTTTACAGTGCTGGGATCGATATATCCAGATACTGTACCAGCCCATCTAATGAGAAACATATAATGGAGACTAGAAATTGCAGCCATTCTTCATGAAGAAAGGATGCCCAGGAAGTGTCAACCATTTTCTTCTGAAGGGGGAGATGGTATGCAGCAATCTTCAACTcctttaacaaatgtttatggaGCATATACTATATGCCCAGTGCCATAATAGGTTCTGGGTGAATAAAATACAATATCCTTACCCTAAACGGACTCAGATCAAATAACTATAATGTAATTATCCTCCTTTGGGCAGTGCCCTAGTACTGTGCTGATCATTCTTTTTGGTTAATTCCAGTGCCTAGCACAATACCTGACATATATTGGGATTAGGAACATCTCACAGGAGGAGACTCTGGAGCTAGGTTTCATAGAGTCAGGAAAGGTAGGCATTCTCCTGTGAATCTGCAGTTATGGTCTCCTTGGGGTCTCACTCAGGGAGAAAATGGTAGGAGCTCCCTACCTCAATAATCCTTGGACATTTTAGTAAAAATGGGTGCTCTTTTGGTGTCCCTCTAATTGTCAATTACTTTGTTGGGAATGGTCAGAATAACTGAGATTTCTCCATTGAGCCATATCCCCTTACTGATAAATAGACTATGTCAGTCGTTTAAAAAATACTGGATGGCCCAAGTAAGATTGATTAAACAGGTGTTaaaattaccaagagatggattTCATTTGGGCATTCAGTGAGATTGAGTTCTTTGAAACCTTATATTCTATCAGGGCTACGAATGTAAAATTATCTGcccacattaaaataataaacttaacAGTAGAAGATATTAGAATATGCAAGAAAGCTAGGAAGGCTTTTCATCCTGTTTCTCTACAATCAGAGCCAAAACCCTCATGACTTTTAATAAACCCAAATGTCTCCCAGAGACTAAGCAGGCATAATAAGCCCATTTCCATGTAGTCATGTAAAAGATAGGGGACAGGGTTCTTAATTACAAAGATTAATCAGTGATTGTAATGAACACAGCCACCCcctataaataaaactttaaaaaataataataaatcctgCATGCATGTTTACATTGAGAATTTAAACAAACTTATCATGGCCTTTTTCATTTATGAGAAAGTAGATAAGGGGACAAAACTGTCACCACTGATAAATAGCCTTCTAGTTTATCTCAAAGCCTCTCTTTTGGAAATGGGGACTAAAATAGTTATAACTGCCtttatgccattttacatttttcatacttCCAGAATAACTACACAGAGGCTCTGGCTTTCAATTGTACAATTCCTCATTTTGCAATCCCATCTGCTAATAATGGAGAAGTGCTTTTTCATGCTCCCTGGTTACTTATTAAAGCCTCTGAAGAGATCATTTTGCTGAACAGATCCTTGCCTTTTGTGGGAGAAACAGGAAGGGAGAACTCGGGTCATATCTCTTGTTCTTTTCACAACCACCCAAGCAAATGCATGATTTACGGCTTAGTTTATCTATATGAATGGTGTCCACGCAGCAGAGGCTTTCCATTAGCTAGTCAGTCTGTGAGACTGCAGTTTGCCTTCCTCTATGTTCATAATTTTGAAATTCCCGAAGAATAATGACCATGGATGATTTGGAAGGCTGGAGACCaagagggggtggggggttaaagaaaaaaagacagaaagagagtggggggagtggagagaaactttaaaataataacctCTCACTTACATAATGAAAAGCAGAGTCTCCACCGGATTTTCAAGCTGGCATTGTT
This region of Tamandua tetradactyla isolate mTamTet1 chromosome 9, mTamTet1.pri, whole genome shotgun sequence genomic DNA includes:
- the FBXL7 gene encoding F-box/LRR-repeat protein 7 isoform X1, with protein sequence MGANNGKQYGSEGKGSSSISSDVSSSTDHTPTKAQKNVATSEDSDLSMRTLSTPSPALICPPNVPGFQNGRGSSTSSSSITGETVALVHSPPPTRLTHPLIRLASRPQKEQASIDRLPDHSMLQVFSFLPTNQLCRCARVCRRWYNLAWDPRLWRTIRLTGETINVDRALKVLTRRLCQDTPNVCLMLETVTVSGCRRLTDRGLYTIAQCCPELRRLEVSGCYNISNEAVFDVVSLCPNLEHLDVSGCSKVTCISLTREASIKLSPLHGKQISIRYLDMTDCFVLEDEGLHTIAAHCTQLTHLYLRRCVRLTDEGLRYLMIYCTSIKELSVSDCRFISDFGLREIAKLESRLRYLSIAHCGRVTDVGIRYVAKYCGKLRYLNARGCEGITDHGIEYLAKNCAKLKSLDIGKCPLVSDTGLECLALNCFNLKRLSLKSCESITGQGVQIVAANCFDLQMLNVQDCEVSVEALRFVKRHCKRCVIEHTNPAFF
- the FBXL7 gene encoding F-box/LRR-repeat protein 7 isoform X2 codes for the protein MAFAGKGSSSISSDVSSSTDHTPTKAQKNVATSEDSDLSMRTLSTPSPALICPPNVPGFQNGRGSSTSSSSITGETVALVHSPPPTRLTHPLIRLASRPQKEQASIDRLPDHSMLQVFSFLPTNQLCRCARVCRRWYNLAWDPRLWRTIRLTGETINVDRALKVLTRRLCQDTPNVCLMLETVTVSGCRRLTDRGLYTIAQCCPELRRLEVSGCYNISNEAVFDVVSLCPNLEHLDVSGCSKVTCISLTREASIKLSPLHGKQISIRYLDMTDCFVLEDEGLHTIAAHCTQLTHLYLRRCVRLTDEGLRYLMIYCTSIKELSVSDCRFISDFGLREIAKLESRLRYLSIAHCGRVTDVGIRYVAKYCGKLRYLNARGCEGITDHGIEYLAKNCAKLKSLDIGKCPLVSDTGLECLALNCFNLKRLSLKSCESITGQGVQIVAANCFDLQMLNVQDCEVSVEALRFVKRHCKRCVIEHTNPAFF